The following are from one region of the Stanieria sp. NIES-3757 genome:
- a CDS encoding Undecaprenyl pyrophosphate synthetase has product MTVQLLSDVTTNLDLQKLPQHIAVIMDGNGRWAKSKGLPRIEGHRRGANTLKEILRVCKDWGIKTLTAYAFSTENWGRPVTEVKFLMVLFERLLRKELTEMDEEGVCIKFIGDLSPLPKSLQQEMYHSMEVTKNNTTIQFNVAINYGSRLEIVKACKAIAQKVQLGELSPDAIDENLISQYLYTCSSPDPDLLIRTSGEMRLSNFLLWQMAYTEIYVTETFWPDFNPSELKQALLSYQQRDRRFGKVS; this is encoded by the coding sequence ATGACTGTGCAATTATTATCGGATGTGACTACTAACCTCGACTTACAAAAATTACCTCAACACATTGCTGTCATTATGGATGGTAACGGACGTTGGGCGAAAAGTAAGGGTTTACCAAGAATTGAAGGACATCGTCGAGGGGCAAATACGCTTAAAGAAATACTGCGGGTTTGCAAAGATTGGGGCATTAAGACCCTAACTGCTTATGCTTTTTCGACAGAAAATTGGGGTCGTCCAGTCACGGAAGTCAAATTTCTGATGGTTTTGTTTGAAAGGCTGTTGCGGAAAGAATTGACTGAAATGGATGAAGAGGGAGTTTGTATTAAGTTTATTGGTGATTTGTCTCCTCTTCCCAAATCTCTACAACAAGAGATGTATCATTCAATGGAAGTAACTAAAAATAACACGACGATCCAATTTAATGTCGCGATTAATTATGGTAGTCGTTTGGAAATTGTTAAAGCTTGTAAAGCGATCGCGCAAAAAGTTCAATTAGGAGAGTTATCTCCAGATGCTATTGATGAAAATTTAATTTCTCAATATCTCTATACTTGTAGCAGTCCCGATCCTGATTTATTAATCCGTACTAGTGGTGAGATGCGTCTGAGTAATTTTTTGTTGTGGCAAATGGCTTATACAGAAATTTACGTCACTGAAACTTTTTGGCCAGATTTTAATCCTTCAGAACTTAAACAAGCTTTGCTATCTTATCAACAACGCGATCGCCGTTTTGGGAAAGTCTCATAA
- a CDS encoding RNA-binding region RNP-1 — protein sequence MSIYVGNLDYEISQQDLEEVFTEYGTVKRVHLPTDRETGRKRGFAFVEMGTEAEEASAISALDGAEWMGRSLKVNQARPREQRNSGGNRRNFRF from the coding sequence ATGTCGATTTATGTAGGCAATCTTGATTACGAGATTAGCCAACAAGACCTAGAAGAGGTCTTCACTGAGTATGGAACAGTTAAACGAGTTCATCTCCCCACTGACCGTGAAACAGGTCGCAAGCGTGGTTTTGCTTTTGTAGAAATGGGAACAGAAGCGGAAGAGGCTTCCGCTATATCTGCTTTAGATGGTGCAGAATGGATGGGACGTTCCTTAAAAGTTAATCAAGCTAGACCTCGCGAACAAAGAAATTCTGGAGGCAATCGCAGAAATTTCCGTTTCTAA
- a CDS encoding Diaminopimelate epimerase gives MGIKFSKYQGLGNDFILIDNRHSSEPIVTPEQAMQMCDRHFGIGADGVIFALPGTDNTDYTMRIYNSDGSEPEMCGNGIRCLAQFIADLEQTEQINKSYRIHTLAGVITPQLQGNGLVTVDMGQPQLEAAKIPTTLGTPEDKVINQTLEVAGQSWLVTCVSMGNPHCITFVADSDLIPLEQIGSQFEHHPAFPQRTNTEFIQVVSSDYLKMRVWERGAGITLACGTGACASVVAGVLTGQSDRKCTVELPGGCLQIEWSKTDGRVYMTGSAKQVFVGNYD, from the coding sequence ATGGGAATTAAATTTAGTAAGTATCAGGGTTTGGGTAACGATTTTATTTTGATTGATAATCGTCATTCTAGCGAACCAATTGTGACTCCAGAACAAGCAATGCAAATGTGCGATCGCCATTTTGGCATCGGTGCAGATGGAGTTATTTTTGCTTTGCCTGGCACAGATAACACTGATTACACCATGAGAATTTATAACTCTGATGGTTCAGAACCAGAAATGTGCGGTAATGGTATTCGCTGTCTAGCTCAGTTTATCGCTGATTTAGAGCAAACCGAACAAATTAATAAATCTTACAGAATTCATACCCTAGCTGGGGTAATTACTCCTCAACTGCAAGGCAATGGTTTGGTGACTGTTGATATGGGACAACCTCAATTAGAAGCAGCTAAAATACCTACTACTCTTGGTACGCCTGAAGATAAGGTCATTAATCAAACTCTAGAAGTTGCTGGTCAATCTTGGTTGGTTACCTGTGTTAGTATGGGCAACCCTCATTGTATTACTTTTGTCGCCGATAGCGATCTCATTCCTTTAGAACAGATTGGTTCTCAATTTGAACATCATCCAGCTTTTCCTCAGCGCACTAATACTGAGTTTATCCAAGTAGTTAGCTCAGATTACCTCAAAATGCGTGTCTGGGAAAGAGGCGCAGGAATTACCCTTGCTTGTGGTACTGGTGCTTGTGCTTCTGTAGTAGCAGGGGTTCTCACAGGTCAATCAGACCGCAAATGTACCGTAGAATTACCAGGAGGTTGTTTACAAATTGAATGGTCAAAAACCGATGGAAGAGTCTATATGACAGGCTCTGCCAAACAAGTTTTTGTCGGCAACTATGACTAA
- a CDS encoding GCN5-related N-acetyltransferase, whose translation MSKLSVKIRDAEVEDLDIIFSLITQKAEFDGGINNFSATTEQLKQTLFGNSQLARVLLAEIEEEVVGYALFFTTYSSFLAQPSIWLDDLFVILPKRGQGIGTALLNHLAKIAQEQNCGRLEWTVNIINTNAIAFYQQLGANILEPIKLCRLNQASINQLASYSNK comes from the coding sequence ATGTCAAAATTAAGTGTAAAAATTCGCGATGCTGAAGTTGAAGACTTAGACATAATCTTTAGTCTAATTACTCAGAAAGCTGAGTTTGATGGCGGTATTAATAATTTTTCCGCAACTACCGAGCAGTTAAAACAAACTTTGTTTGGCAATTCTCAATTAGCAAGAGTCTTATTAGCTGAAATTGAAGAGGAAGTTGTGGGTTACGCTCTCTTTTTTACTACTTATTCAAGTTTTCTAGCACAACCAAGTATTTGGCTGGACGATCTTTTTGTAATTTTACCTAAACGCGGTCAAGGAATCGGTACAGCTTTGCTCAATCATTTAGCAAAAATCGCTCAAGAGCAAAACTGCGGTAGACTTGAGTGGACTGTGAATATAATAAATACGAATGCGATCGCATTTTATCAACAACTTGGTGCCAATATCTTAGAACCAATTAAACTTTGTCGTCTCAATCAAGCCTCTATCAATCAATTAGCAAGCTATTCAAATAAATAA
- a CDS encoding LysR family transcriptional regulator yields MELRHLHYFITVAEELHFSRAAQKLHIAQPPLSQQIRNLEAELGIKLLERTKRKVELTVAGKAFLTEARQVFAQVEKAIQIAQQAERGEIGRLIVGFNSSATYSVLPTILHRFRQTHPQIELVLNELTTSQQLEYLHRQQIDLGLLYLPLKENDKLSYIPVHQESLVVAISATHPLAVETKVSLSQLNQESLILPPHHLGEALYKEISKLLAQHNFVPQRIQEAIQLQTAISLVAGGIGVAIVPASLQNLQRAGVVYKSLQETTPEIEIGAVWRKHDSSPILKKFLDLVGKQA; encoded by the coding sequence ATGGAACTTCGGCATTTACACTATTTCATCACCGTTGCAGAAGAACTACACTTTAGTCGAGCAGCTCAAAAGCTTCATATTGCTCAACCACCGCTTAGTCAACAAATTCGTAATCTGGAAGCAGAATTAGGAATCAAGTTGTTGGAAAGAACCAAAAGAAAAGTAGAATTAACCGTAGCAGGAAAAGCCTTTTTAACCGAAGCTCGTCAAGTATTTGCTCAGGTAGAAAAAGCCATCCAAATAGCACAACAAGCGGAGCGTGGTGAAATTGGTCGGTTGATTGTTGGTTTTAATAGTTCGGCAACTTATAGTGTTTTGCCAACCATTCTTCATCGTTTTCGACAAACACATCCTCAAATAGAACTAGTTTTAAATGAATTAACCACTAGCCAACAATTAGAATATCTTCATCGTCAACAAATCGATTTAGGTCTTTTGTATTTACCTTTAAAGGAAAACGATAAACTATCTTATATTCCAGTTCATCAAGAATCTTTAGTGGTAGCAATCTCGGCAACTCATCCTTTAGCAGTTGAAACAAAAGTATCCCTGAGTCAACTTAATCAAGAGTCATTGATTTTACCTCCCCATCATTTAGGAGAAGCTCTCTACAAAGAAATTAGCAAATTATTGGCACAACATAATTTTGTACCTCAAAGAATTCAAGAAGCTATTCAACTACAAACGGCAATTAGTTTAGTAGCAGGAGGGATCGGTGTTGCAATTGTTCCTGCATCCTTGCAAAATCTCCAGAGAGCAGGAGTAGTTTATAAATCCTTGCAAGAAACAACTCCTGAAATTGAAATAGGTGCAGTTTGGCGCAAACATGATTCATCGCCAATTCTAAAAAAATTTTTGGATCTTGTCGGAAAGCAAGCATGA
- a CDS encoding response regulator receiver sensor signal transduction histidine kinase produces MSLITKQKAKCILVVDECKDNLLLMQSILENQGYQVVLAQHGQAALAEIVKNQLDLVILNVTLPNWRQQKSFEVNNFGITCYLRTTPELCHLPILWLTADPNLQFHPSLEVDALIYKPFEIDELLFKIALLLGYQDSQQPSTFIKEALSIHVGEQDPLHLQQAELEETLSNHHPQAFWDKLIDEGYEIMINTSTFLAVS; encoded by the coding sequence ATGTCTTTAATAACCAAGCAAAAAGCTAAGTGCATCCTTGTGGTTGATGAGTGTAAGGACAACTTATTATTGATGCAATCGATTTTGGAGAATCAAGGATATCAAGTAGTTTTAGCTCAGCATGGTCAAGCTGCTCTTGCTGAAATAGTAAAAAACCAACTAGATTTAGTGATTTTAAATGTAACTCTCCCCAACTGGCGGCAACAGAAGTCTTTCGAAGTTAATAATTTTGGCATTACTTGTTATTTACGAACCACTCCAGAACTTTGCCATCTACCAATTTTGTGGCTAACTGCTGATCCAAACCTTCAGTTTCATCCATCTCTAGAGGTTGATGCGTTAATTTACAAACCTTTTGAGATCGATGAATTACTATTTAAAATAGCATTATTGCTAGGATATCAAGACAGTCAACAACCTTCTACTTTCATCAAAGAGGCTTTGTCTATTCACGTAGGAGAACAAGATCCCCTTCATCTACAACAAGCAGAGTTAGAAGAAACACTATCAAACCATCATCCTCAAGCTTTTTGGGATAAATTAATTGATGAAGGCTATGAGATTATGATTAATACAAGCACGTTTTTAGCTGTTAGCTGA
- a CDS encoding preprotein translocase, SecA subunit, protein MLKALLGDPNARKLKKFQPLVTEVNLLEEEIKKLSDEELKVKTAEFRQQLDKANSDRELEEILEEILPEAFAVTREAGIRVLGMRHYDVQLLGGIVLHKGQIAEMKTGEGKTLVCTLPAYLNGLTGKGVHVVTVNDYLARRDAEWMGQIHRFLGLSVGLIQSGMSSGERRKNYACDITYTTNSELGFDYLRDNMATSMEEVVQRPFNYCIIDEVDSVLIDEARTPLIISGQVERPTEKYLKAAEVARMLVKQEEEQGGGDYEVDEKARNVLMTDEGFAKAEEILGVKDLYDQENPWAHYIFNAIKAKELFTKDVNYMVRNDEIVIVDEFTGRVLPGRRWSDGLHQAIEAKEAVEIQNETQTLASITYQNFFLLYPKLAGMTGTAKTEETELEKVYNLQVTIVPTNRTSQRRDLADVVYKTEMAKWQAVAEECSEMNELGRPVLVGTTSVEKSELLSSLLRQKEIPYNLLNARPENVERESEIVAQAGRKGAVTIATNMAGRGTDIILGGNADYMARLKIREYLMPKIVRPEDDELAFQTNGFGGRKPPQGFAPGQKVKTWKASPQIFPTELSKETETMLKDVVKFAVQQYGEQSLPELEAEEKIAIAAENAPVDDPVIEQLRQVYKQIRKEYDQFTDQEHNDVVSLGGLHVIGTERHESRRIDNQLRGRAGRQGDPGSTKFFLSLEDNLLRIFGGDRVSRLMDMFRVEEDMPIESKMLTGSLEGAQKKVETFYYDTRKQVFEYDEVMNNQRRAIYAERRRVLEGLDLKEQVIQYAEKTMDEIVDAYINPELPPEEWNLDKMVAKVKEFIYLLQDLEPSHLEDMTVGEIKTFLHEEVRKAYDIKENQIESVQPGLMRQAERFFILQQIDTLWREHLQAMDALRESIGLRGYGQKDPLIEYKQEGYEMFLEMMIDIRRNVVYSLFQFQPQPQPQTV, encoded by the coding sequence ATGCTGAAAGCACTGCTGGGAGACCCCAATGCCCGTAAACTCAAAAAATTTCAACCTCTAGTTACAGAAGTAAACTTACTCGAAGAAGAAATCAAAAAATTGTCTGATGAAGAACTAAAGGTTAAGACGGCAGAATTCAGACAACAACTAGATAAAGCTAATTCAGATCGAGAATTAGAAGAAATTTTAGAAGAAATTTTACCTGAAGCCTTTGCCGTAACCAGAGAAGCTGGAATTAGAGTTTTAGGCATGCGTCACTATGATGTCCAGTTATTAGGGGGAATAGTTCTCCATAAAGGACAAATTGCTGAGATGAAAACGGGGGAAGGTAAGACGCTGGTTTGTACTCTTCCTGCCTATCTAAATGGTTTAACGGGTAAAGGGGTTCATGTCGTCACGGTTAACGACTACCTAGCCAGAAGAGACGCGGAATGGATGGGGCAAATTCATCGTTTTTTGGGCTTGAGTGTAGGTTTAATTCAATCGGGCATGAGTTCAGGTGAACGACGCAAAAACTATGCTTGTGATATTACTTATACTACTAACAGTGAATTAGGCTTTGATTATCTTAGAGATAATATGGCAACCTCAATGGAAGAGGTGGTGCAGCGTCCTTTCAATTATTGCATCATTGACGAAGTTGATTCGGTACTAATTGATGAAGCAAGAACTCCCTTAATTATTTCTGGACAGGTAGAACGTCCTACAGAAAAATATCTAAAAGCAGCAGAAGTTGCCCGAATGTTAGTTAAGCAAGAAGAAGAACAAGGGGGCGGAGATTATGAAGTCGATGAAAAAGCCCGCAATGTTCTGATGACTGACGAGGGTTTTGCTAAAGCTGAAGAGATATTAGGCGTAAAAGATTTATACGATCAAGAAAATCCTTGGGCGCATTATATTTTTAATGCCATTAAAGCCAAAGAATTATTCACCAAAGATGTTAACTACATGGTGCGTAATGATGAGATCGTAATTGTTGATGAATTTACAGGAAGGGTATTACCAGGAAGACGATGGAGTGATGGTTTACACCAAGCAATTGAAGCCAAAGAAGCGGTAGAAATTCAAAACGAAACTCAAACTCTGGCTAGTATTACCTATCAAAACTTCTTCTTGCTTTATCCCAAACTCGCAGGGATGACAGGTACGGCTAAAACCGAAGAAACGGAATTGGAAAAAGTTTATAACTTACAGGTAACTATCGTTCCGACTAACCGCACTTCCCAACGTCGAGATCTGGCGGATGTCGTCTATAAAACCGAGATGGCTAAATGGCAAGCAGTAGCCGAAGAATGTTCAGAAATGAATGAATTAGGTCGTCCTGTTTTAGTTGGTACAACTAGTGTCGAAAAATCTGAATTACTTTCTAGTCTCCTCAGACAAAAAGAAATTCCTTACAATCTGCTTAATGCTAGACCAGAAAATGTAGAACGGGAATCAGAAATTGTCGCCCAAGCAGGAAGAAAGGGTGCAGTAACAATTGCGACTAATATGGCTGGTCGTGGTACTGACATTATTCTCGGTGGTAATGCTGACTATATGGCAAGACTTAAAATTAGAGAATATTTGATGCCCAAAATTGTTAGACCAGAAGACGATGAATTAGCTTTTCAAACTAATGGTTTTGGTGGACGTAAACCCCCTCAAGGCTTTGCCCCTGGTCAAAAAGTTAAGACTTGGAAAGCTTCTCCTCAGATTTTCCCCACTGAATTGTCAAAAGAAACAGAAACCATGCTGAAAGATGTGGTTAAATTTGCCGTTCAACAATATGGTGAACAAAGTCTACCAGAATTAGAAGCAGAAGAAAAAATTGCGATCGCAGCAGAAAATGCCCCTGTCGACGATCCTGTGATTGAACAGTTACGGCAAGTATATAAGCAAATTCGCAAAGAATACGACCAATTTACTGATCAAGAACATAATGACGTAGTTAGTCTCGGTGGTTTACACGTAATCGGTACCGAACGTCATGAATCTCGACGGATTGATAACCAGTTGAGAGGAAGGGCAGGAAGACAAGGGGACCCTGGTTCGACAAAGTTCTTCCTTAGTTTAGAAGATAACTTATTACGGATTTTTGGTGGCGATCGCGTTTCTCGCTTGATGGATATGTTCCGTGTGGAAGAAGATATGCCCATCGAGTCTAAAATGCTTACTGGTTCCTTAGAAGGGGCGCAAAAGAAAGTGGAAACTTTCTACTACGATACCCGTAAGCAGGTATTTGAGTATGACGAGGTAATGAATAATCAGCGTCGTGCTATTTATGCCGAACGTCGTCGGGTATTAGAAGGGTTGGATCTCAAAGAACAAGTGATCCAGTATGCTGAGAAAACGATGGATGAGATCGTTGATGCCTATATCAATCCTGAATTACCTCCAGAAGAGTGGAATTTAGACAAGATGGTGGCTAAAGTCAAAGAATTTATCTATCTTCTCCAAGATTTAGAACCATCTCATCTAGAAGACATGACAGTAGGAGAAATTAAAACTTTCCTCCATGAAGAAGTACGTAAAGCTTACGACATTAAAGAAAATCAAATCGAAAGTGTTCAACCTGGTTTGATGCGTCAAGCAGAACGTTTCTTTATTCTCCAGCAAATTGACACCTTATGGCGCGAACACTTACAAGCAATGGATGCGTTACGTGAGTCAATTGGGTTACGGGGTTATGGACAAAAAGATCCTCTCATTGAATACAAACAGGAAGGTTACGAAATGTTCCTAGAGATGATGATTGATATCCGCAGGAACGTGGTTTACTCTCTGTTCCAATTCCAACCCCAACCTCAACCCCAAACGGTATAG
- a CDS encoding Methyltransferase type 11 yields MNNDKIYQNKQTIFNFWASFYDCFFTTVFYQAVQQRLLDYVQLKEHSQVLDLGCGTGRLLNKLAARFPTLKGIGLDLSKEMLRQARQKNQFRKRIIFVSGNAVVLPFAEGQFDAVFNTISFLHYPDPLQVLTEVSRVLAPGGYFYLVDSSFGDRDIQTSAAWVDEIRLYSKASREKLGQDVGLQCLGHQDLISYVLLTIFYKGET; encoded by the coding sequence ATGAATAACGACAAAATTTACCAAAATAAACAAACAATTTTTAACTTCTGGGCTTCGTTTTACGATTGTTTCTTCACTACAGTTTTTTATCAAGCTGTTCAGCAAAGATTATTAGATTACGTTCAATTAAAAGAACATTCACAAGTTCTAGATTTAGGTTGTGGTACTGGTCGTTTATTAAATAAATTGGCTGCTCGTTTTCCTACTCTGAAAGGAATTGGTTTAGATTTATCTAAGGAAATGTTGCGTCAAGCACGCCAAAAAAATCAATTTAGAAAAAGAATTATTTTTGTCTCAGGAAATGCCGTTGTTTTACCTTTTGCTGAAGGTCAATTTGATGCAGTTTTTAATACAATTAGTTTTCTTCATTATCCCGATCCTCTGCAAGTCTTAACAGAAGTAAGTCGAGTTTTAGCACCTGGTGGATATTTTTATTTAGTTGATTCTTCTTTTGGCGATCGCGATATTCAAACTTCTGCTGCTTGGGTAGATGAAATACGATTGTATAGTAAGGCTTCTAGAGAAAAATTGGGACAAGATGTCGGATTACAATGTTTAGGACATCAGGATTTAATTAGTTATGTATTATTAACTATTTTTTATAAGGGTGAGACTTAG
- a CDS encoding PRC-barrel domain-containing protein AvaK: MALHKIEEFVPRDQQNKFEEINIKNYSVYAGTTNEKIGSVYDVLVDDSGHFRYFVVDTGFWIFGKKVLLPIGQALIDSEQESVYALGIANQEQAEALPEYNDDMVVDYDYEERVRRNYRSPQTSQTTYQPDNYSYDRDAELYNLNERNGDTIKLYQERLIANKNRVRTGEVSIGKRVETETANVAVPVEKERVVVERHTPTERVQVAPGEANFQSGEVARMDVYEESANIEKQAFVREEVSVRKEVEQETVNAQEQIRREELEIDSDGKPIIEKK, encoded by the coding sequence ATGGCTCTACATAAAATTGAAGAATTTGTTCCTCGCGATCAGCAAAACAAGTTTGAAGAAATAAACATCAAAAATTATTCTGTTTATGCAGGCACAACCAATGAAAAAATTGGTTCTGTCTATGATGTTTTAGTCGACGATTCAGGTCACTTTCGTTATTTTGTAGTTGATACAGGATTTTGGATTTTTGGTAAAAAAGTTTTATTACCTATTGGTCAAGCTTTAATCGATTCTGAGCAAGAAAGTGTTTATGCCCTTGGTATTGCTAATCAAGAACAAGCTGAAGCCTTACCAGAATATAACGATGATATGGTAGTTGATTATGACTATGAAGAACGAGTTAGAAGGAACTATCGTTCACCTCAAACTAGTCAAACTACTTATCAACCAGATAATTACAGTTACGACCGTGACGCAGAATTATATAACCTAAACGAAAGAAACGGCGATACTATTAAACTTTATCAAGAACGATTAATTGCTAATAAAAATCGTGTCCGTACTGGAGAAGTTTCTATTGGTAAACGAGTAGAAACTGAAACTGCTAATGTAGCTGTCCCTGTAGAAAAAGAGCGTGTTGTTGTAGAACGTCATACTCCTACTGAACGGGTTCAAGTTGCACCAGGTGAAGCTAATTTCCAATCAGGTGAAGTCGCACGGATGGATGTTTATGAAGAATCTGCCAATATTGAGAAACAAGCTTTTGTAAGAGAAGAAGTGAGTGTTAGAAAAGAAGTTGAACAAGAAACCGTTAATGCTCAAGAACAAATCCGTCGTGAAGAGTTAGAAATTGATAGTGACGGTAAACCCATTATAGAAAAGAAATAA
- a CDS encoding Gamma-glutamyltransferase, whose amino-acid sequence MSRVIIASDSPMAADAGAAIADNGGNAVDAAIAATIVSMCTAPGVIAPGCSGFITIWSPQEEPVVIDAYAEVPGRGLPVARFGQGIKEVNFDYGGGMKSLVGYGSVATPGMFAGLGEAWEQYGNLAWQEIVTPAQQLAERGFPLSRVSADYLVFTGKSIFGWHPDSYRAIHNTEGNCLQAGELVQIAGLAESLKLIATEGAKTFYTGELGAKIAQEIQANEGLLTATDLAAYQAIARKPISFSCGDWEIFTNPAPAIGGACLAAMLLLLEKNAFERWDSKAVKTMAQIQQAVLDYRHQYLDGATNNLVTKEVARLLQLAGLGEPNNLLQSPSTIHTSAVDSNGLACAITASAGYGSGVMIADTGLWLNNSLGEIELHPHGLEGLSPGTRLASNMAPTIARREDGTVLAIGSPGASRITTALAQVLFNYIHLGMSLEDAIAFPRLHVEVFEDLHTMAFETGLPIDAITSLVTRQFEGISMYFGGVQAAVWNPNQGLEAVADPRRTGKVASGGK is encoded by the coding sequence ATGTCACGAGTAATTATTGCTTCTGATTCTCCGATGGCTGCTGATGCTGGTGCAGCGATTGCCGATAATGGTGGTAATGCAGTAGATGCTGCGATCGCTGCTACAATAGTTTCTATGTGTACGGCACCAGGAGTGATTGCACCAGGTTGTAGCGGTTTCATTACTATTTGGTCGCCACAAGAAGAACCGGTTGTCATCGATGCCTATGCAGAAGTACCAGGAAGAGGTTTACCAGTAGCACGATTTGGTCAAGGTATTAAAGAGGTGAACTTTGACTACGGCGGTGGGATGAAGAGTTTAGTTGGTTATGGTTCCGTCGCCACTCCTGGGATGTTTGCGGGTTTGGGAGAAGCGTGGGAACAATATGGCAATCTTGCTTGGCAAGAAATTGTCACTCCAGCACAACAACTTGCAGAACGAGGTTTTCCCCTTTCTAGAGTTTCTGCCGATTATTTAGTTTTCACAGGCAAAAGTATTTTTGGTTGGCATCCCGATAGTTATCGAGCCATTCATAATACTGAAGGAAACTGTCTACAAGCAGGAGAATTGGTTCAAATTGCTGGACTTGCTGAGAGTTTAAAATTAATTGCTACGGAAGGAGCTAAAACCTTTTATACAGGGGAACTAGGAGCAAAAATTGCTCAAGAAATTCAGGCTAATGAGGGGTTATTAACTGCTACTGACTTGGCTGCTTATCAGGCTATTGCCAGAAAACCGATTAGTTTTAGTTGTGGTGATTGGGAAATTTTTACTAATCCTGCTCCTGCTATTGGTGGTGCTTGTTTAGCTGCCATGTTGTTACTACTAGAAAAGAATGCTTTCGAGCGATGGGATAGTAAAGCCGTTAAAACTATGGCTCAGATTCAGCAGGCTGTCCTTGATTATCGTCATCAATATTTAGATGGAGCAACTAATAATTTAGTAACCAAAGAAGTTGCTAGATTGCTTCAACTAGCTGGTTTGGGTGAACCGAATAACTTACTTCAATCCCCTTCAACTATTCATACTTCGGCGGTTGATTCAAATGGTTTGGCTTGTGCCATCACGGCATCGGCTGGTTATGGCTCTGGAGTAATGATTGCAGATACAGGCTTATGGTTAAATAACTCTCTCGGTGAAATTGAACTGCATCCCCACGGTTTAGAAGGCTTGTCTCCAGGAACTCGTTTAGCTTCTAATATGGCTCCCACAATTGCTCGTCGAGAAGATGGTACAGTTTTAGCGATTGGTTCTCCTGGTGCTTCGCGAATTACAACAGCATTGGCTCAAGTATTATTTAATTATATTCATTTAGGTATGTCTTTAGAAGATGCGATCGCATTTCCTCGTCTTCATGTAGAGGTGTTTGAAGATTTGCATACGATGGCTTTTGAGACAGGATTACCCATAGATGCAATTACATCTTTAGTTACTCGACAGTTTGAAGGAATTTCCATGTATTTTGGTGGAGTTCAAGCTGCTGTATGGAACCCCAATCAAGGATTAGAGGCTGTTGCCGATCCTCGTCGTACTGGCAAAGTTGCCTCTGGTGGAAAATAA